The window GTACTGCGCATCGCGTGCCGACTTCTTGTAGAGGTTGTAGCCGCTGGCTGTCATAGAACCGGTCCTGCCGTTTGTTGCACGAGGCGCTCGACGAAGAATTCCAGATGCCCGCGCGGGTTGGCAGGCAGCGGCCAGGTGTCGACCTTCTGTGCGATCGCCTTGAACGCCAGCGAGCACTTGGAGCGCGGGAAGGCTTCGTAGACGGCACGTTGTTTCTGCACGGCCTTGCGCACGCTTTCGTCGTAAGGCACGGCGCCGACGTATTGCAGGGCAACGTCGAGGAAGCGATCGGTGACCTTGGTCAACTTGGCGAACAGGTTGCGTCCTTCCTGCGGGCTCTGGGCCATGTTGGCCAGGACGCGGAAGCGGTTCATGCCGTAGTCGCGGTTAAGCAGTTTGATCAGCGCGTAGGCGTCGGTGATCGAAGTCGGCTCGTCGCAGACCACCAGCAACACTTCCTGGGCCGCGCGAACGAAACTGACTACCGAGTCACCAATACCCGCAGCGGTGTCGATCACCAGCACGTCGAGGTTGTCGCCGATGTCGCTGAAGGCCTGGATCAGGCCGGCGTGCTGCGCCGGGCTCAAATGAACCATGCTCTGGGTGCCGGACGCGGCCGGAACGATGCGGATGCCGCCGGGGCCCTGCAACAGGACGTCGCGCAGCTCGCAGCGGCCTTCGATCACGTCGGCCAGGGTACGTTTGGGTGTCAGCCCCAGCAGAACGTCGACGTTCGCCAGTCCCAGGTCGGCGTCCAGCAGCATGACGCGCCGGCCAAGCTCAGCCAAAGCCAGGGACAAGTTCACTGACACGTTAGTTTTCCCGACGCCACCTTTGCCGCCGGTCACCGCGATCACCTGTACGGGATGCATGCTGCCCATGTTATTTCTTTACCTTGTCTTGCATAGACGGAGGCCACATTACTGGCTGCGCGTTCGCAAACGGAACAATGCATGGCAGACCATCGATGTAGGTACAAAAACTATTCATTGTTACCTCAGCCTACCTGCTTGGTGGGGCTGTGGTAGATATCAGCGAACATGTCAGCCATGGCTTCTTCGCTGGGCTCTTCCTGCATTTGCACGCTAACGGCGCGACTGACCAGTTGATGACGGCGCGGCAGATGCAAATCATCCGGAATCCGCGGGCCGTCGGTCAGGTAGGCCACCGGCAATTCATGGCTGATGGCCAGGCTCAACACCTCGCCCAGACTCGCCGTTTCATCCAGTTTAGTCAGGATGCAGCCAGCTAGCCCGCAGCGCTTGTAACTGTGATAAGCGGCCGTCAGCACCTGCTTCTGGCTGGTGGTTGCCAGGACCAGATAATTTTTGGAACGGATGCCACGCCCGGCCAGGCTTTCGAGCTGCATGCGCAGCGCCGGATCACTGGCTTGCAGGCCGGCGGTATCGATCAGTACGACGCGTTTGCGCAGCAGTGGTTCCAACGCCTGCACCAGCGATTGGCCCGGATCGACATGGGTCACCGACACATTGAGAATCCGACCAAGGGTCTTGAGCTGCTCCTGGGCACCAATACGGTAGCTGTCCATGCTCACCAGCGCGATGTTTTGCGCGCCGTACTTGAGCACGTAGCGGGCAGCCAGCTTGGCCAGGGTGGTGGTCTTGCCCATGCCGGCAGGGCCGACCATGGCAATCACGCCGCCCTCTTCCAGCGGCTCGACTTCCGGGGTAGCAATCATCCGCGCCAGGTGCGCGAGCAGCATGCGCCAGGCCTGACGAGGTTCTTCGATATCGGAAATCATCGCCAGCAAGTCGCGCGACAACGGGCCGGACAGGCCGATGCGTTGCAGGCGACGCCAGAGATTGGCCTGGGCCGGACGGCTGCCTTGCAGCTGATTCCACGCCAGAGAGCCGAGCTGGACTTCCATCAGTTCGCGCAAGCTGTTGAGCTCGAAACGCATCGAGTCGAATGCACGCGAGTCGACAGCCGCTGCAGCAGCAGGCGCTGGCGACGGGCGCCGTGGCTCGGCGTAAGTCGGCTCGATGAGCGGTTCGGCGGCGGTCAATGGCAGGCCGGCGAACAACTGGCGATTGGTGGCGTTGTCGCTCTCGCCATCGCTGCGCAGGCTCAATTCGGCCTGGGCGGTGACGATCCGCGACTGAGTCTTGCGCAGCTCGTCTTCGAGTTCCATGTTCGGAACGCGCGGAGCCAGCGCCGACAGTTTGTAATCCAAGGCAGCCGTCAGCTCGACACCACCGGCGATCCGGCGGTTGCCAATAATGGCGGCATCGGCGCCCAGCTCATCACGAACCAGTTTCATGGCCTGACGCATATCGGCGGCGAAAAAACGCTTAACTTGCATAAACCACTACCTCAGCCGTTGGGCCCTACTGTCGCAACGATGGTCACTTGCTTGTTGTCAGGTATTTCCTGGTAGGCCAGCACATGCAGCCCCGGGACTGCCAGTCGGCCAAAACGCGAGAG of the Pseudomonas sp. MAG733B genome contains:
- the flhF gene encoding flagellar biosynthesis protein FlhF, with translation MQVKRFFAADMRQAMKLVRDELGADAAIIGNRRIAGGVELTAALDYKLSALAPRVPNMELEDELRKTQSRIVTAQAELSLRSDGESDNATNRQLFAGLPLTAAEPLIEPTYAEPRRPSPAPAAAAAVDSRAFDSMRFELNSLRELMEVQLGSLAWNQLQGSRPAQANLWRRLQRIGLSGPLSRDLLAMISDIEEPRQAWRMLLAHLARMIATPEVEPLEEGGVIAMVGPAGMGKTTTLAKLAARYVLKYGAQNIALVSMDSYRIGAQEQLKTLGRILNVSVTHVDPGQSLVQALEPLLRKRVVLIDTAGLQASDPALRMQLESLAGRGIRSKNYLVLATTSQKQVLTAAYHSYKRCGLAGCILTKLDETASLGEVLSLAISHELPVAYLTDGPRIPDDLHLPRRHQLVSRAVSVQMQEEPSEEAMADMFADIYHSPTKQVG
- the fleN gene encoding flagellar synthesis regulator FleN, whose protein sequence is MGSMHPVQVIAVTGGKGGVGKTNVSVNLSLALAELGRRVMLLDADLGLANVDVLLGLTPKRTLADVIEGRCELRDVLLQGPGGIRIVPAASGTQSMVHLSPAQHAGLIQAFSDIGDNLDVLVIDTAAGIGDSVVSFVRAAQEVLLVVCDEPTSITDAYALIKLLNRDYGMNRFRVLANMAQSPQEGRNLFAKLTKVTDRFLDVALQYVGAVPYDESVRKAVQKQRAVYEAFPRSKCSLAFKAIAQKVDTWPLPANPRGHLEFFVERLVQQTAGPVL